In Mammaliicoccus sp. Marseille-Q6498, the genomic stretch GCCGGTTTTACTGACGAGTTCCGTCTATTTAGTACAGATCAAAAGTCAGGTAAAGTAGATTATCAAATGTTTTTAAATAACTATCCAGTATTCAACGATGATAATTTAGCGTCTATCGAAGCCATTTGGGGACGAGATGCGATTAATGAATACAATAGAGGTTTAATTACAACAGGCGTTGCTGTACCGTCTAAAAAAGAAGCAGATAAGATACCAACTTCAGAAGAGGTACGTTTCAATTTAGCATCAAATGCGAGTATCGATTTCACTAAAGTCACAAACATGGCTATTGGCTATGATTTATCATTACCAAAAGAGAAAATCGACAATTTACAAAATACGATTGAATTCACGCCAAAATGGTACATTAAATATAACGGTGAATGGAAGCGATACGAGAATGGAGGGCTAGTTTAATGGATTGGAAACATGCCAAGTCACTCTTCATCATAGTGTTCGTATTAATTAACATTGGACTAGTCATTGTATACTTCAATAAAGTAAACAACTCGATTGTCCAAGAGTCTAATGCTCAGTCTGATGTTAATTTTTCTAAAGAAGGAATAGACATTCCGACATTACCTGATTATAAAGATAAAGAAATGCAATCTATCACGGCAAATAGTAAGTCCTTTTCAGATAGTGATATAGACGGCGTATTTTCTTTATCGGAAAAAGATACACAAATTAATAAAGACGTTAACGAAGATATCGGTAAAGATAGTAAACAGCAAAATTTTAAAGCTTTCGTTAATAAAGAAGCATACAAAGGAAAAGATTATCAAATTAAGAAAAACAATTCTGATAAAAACTCTGTCGTCTTTGAACAAAATTATGACGGATTGCCAATATTAAATAATAATAAAGGTCAAATCGTCATAAATATGCAAGACGGAAAAGCTAAGAAATTCACGCAAACTTACTTAGATAAACTTAAACCCGGTAACGGAGATAACAACAGTAAACGAAAAATCGTCGATGCTAAAACGGCACTTGAGACACTTTACTACAACACATATTTAGTAAAAGGCGATAAAGTAGAATCAGTAAGATTAGGTTATTACAGTGTTGTTAAAGAAATCGGCGGACAAGTACTTGCCCCAACTTGGGAAGTCAAAATAAAAACTAAAGAAGACGGTAAGCCAAAAACAGTCGTCATGTACATTGATGCGATTAAACCAGAATCAACTGTACTAGAAGAATCGTAAATCACGTATGATAGCAGGAACTAAAGGAGATGAACACTTGTGATCGCAATGAGCGTACTCGCAAGTGGCAGTACAGGAAATGCCACTTATATAGAATCAGAAAAAGGTAGTCTACTCGTAGACGCCGGATTAACAGGTAAAAAAATAGAAGGTTTATTCCAACAAATCGACCGTAATATTAGCGACTTAGAAGGAATCTTAGTCACACACGAACATATCGATCACATTAAAGGGTTAGGCGTACTAGCTAGAAAGTATAAATTACCTATTTACGCAAATAAGAAAACGTGGCAAATGATAGATGTAAAAGACAAAAAAATTCCCGACGATCTAAAATTTCACTTTGAACCATATGAAACAAAGACATTAGCAGGAATTGATATCGAATCATTCAGCGTGTCACATGACGCAATTGATCCACAATTTTATATATTCAATAACGATTATAAAAAATTAACGATGATTACAGACACAGGCTACGTATCAGACAGAATGAAAAGTATGATACAAGGTAGTGATGCATTCGTATTTGAAAGTAACCATGACGTGGATATGCTGAGAATGGGTAAATACCCATGGGCGACAAAACAACGCATATTAAGCGATATGGGACACGTATCAAACGAAGACGCAGCACACGCAATGTGTGACGTTATAACAGGAAGCACAAAGCGCATATATCTATCACATTTAAGCCAAGACAACAATATGAAAGACTTAGCAAGAATGACAGTAGGACAAGTATTGAACGAACATGATATCGATACAAACAAAGAAGTTATCCTTTGTGATACAGATAAAGAAAAAGCAACACCAATATATTACGTATAAAAAGATATCCCCAATTTAGCTTTTGGGGATATCTTTCTATTTGTACACAGAAATACACACAGTTATACACAACTGTCCACAAAGTGTGTATAAAACATGATGTTATGCACACTTTTATCCACAATGTATAAAAAACCGTGGATAAATCATAACAAAATGAATAAAAATAACACGATTAATAAATAGAAAACATACAAAAAATTCAAATTGTTGATATAATAAGAAATAAAACTGTGCATAAGTTGATAACATGTGGATAACTTATAGCATAATGAATAAAGGTGGATAAAAATAACCATGAAAATCACAATCATAACCGTCGGCAAACTCAAAGAAAAATATTGGAAACAAGCCGTGGACGAATATAACAAGAGACTAAGCGCATATACTAAGACAGAATTAATAGAAGTAGCAGACGAAAAAGCACCAGATAATATGAGCGAGAAAGATATAGAGATTGTGAAGGAAAAAGAAGCGGACAGAATCATGTCTAAAATCAAACAAGACAGTCACGTTATTACCCTGGAAATACAAGGCAAGATGTTAACAAGCGAAGGACTAAGTAAAGAAATCGATAACCTTATGACACGCGGACAATCACACATCACATTTATCATAGGCGGATCAAACGGACTGCACGATAAAGTATTACAACGCAGCAACTACGCACTATCATTCAGCAAAATGACCTTCCCACACCAAATGATGAAAGTCGTATTGATGGAGCAAGTGTATAGAGCATTTAAGATAATGCGAGGGGAAGCATATCATAAATGATGCGGTTTTTTCAGCCACTTCATAAAGCCATTTTGAAGGTATCGTACTGCCTGCGGATTTTAAAAAGAGTACATGTGTTTTCTTGAACATAAACTTTAAAGGATATCGTTATGATAATACAATTGCAGAATCAACATTTAAGACTATGAAAATTAAATTTATATACCTTTGTACGCTTAAAGCTTCAATAAATGTGGATTCTGAATCTACTATTTCAGCGTATTTTTTAATTGATTAGTTTTAGAATATATATAATATGAATCAAGCATACTTTGATTAGGAACAATTGATTGAAAACTTTTATT encodes the following:
- the yycI gene encoding two-component system regulatory protein YycI — translated: MDWKHAKSLFIIVFVLINIGLVIVYFNKVNNSIVQESNAQSDVNFSKEGIDIPTLPDYKDKEMQSITANSKSFSDSDIDGVFSLSEKDTQINKDVNEDIGKDSKQQNFKAFVNKEAYKGKDYQIKKNNSDKNSVVFEQNYDGLPILNNNKGQIVINMQDGKAKKFTQTYLDKLKPGNGDNNSKRKIVDAKTALETLYYNTYLVKGDKVESVRLGYYSVVKEIGGQVLAPTWEVKIKTKEDGKPKTVVMYIDAIKPESTVLEES
- a CDS encoding MBL fold metallo-hydrolase, which produces MSVLASGSTGNATYIESEKGSLLVDAGLTGKKIEGLFQQIDRNISDLEGILVTHEHIDHIKGLGVLARKYKLPIYANKKTWQMIDVKDKKIPDDLKFHFEPYETKTLAGIDIESFSVSHDAIDPQFYIFNNDYKKLTMITDTGYVSDRMKSMIQGSDAFVFESNHDVDMLRMGKYPWATKQRILSDMGHVSNEDAAHAMCDVITGSTKRIYLSHLSQDNNMKDLARMTVGQVLNEHDIDTNKEVILCDTDKEKATPIYYV
- the rlmH gene encoding 23S rRNA (pseudouridine(1915)-N(3))-methyltransferase RlmH, coding for MKITIITVGKLKEKYWKQAVDEYNKRLSAYTKTELIEVADEKAPDNMSEKDIEIVKEKEADRIMSKIKQDSHVITLEIQGKMLTSEGLSKEIDNLMTRGQSHITFIIGGSNGLHDKVLQRSNYALSFSKMTFPHQMMKVVLMEQVYRAFKIMRGEAYHK